GACGAGCGCCGTCAACACAGCCTATGGCGGCAGCGTCAACGTGGCCTCGCTGCTAAGCGCGCTGACTTCGCAGGCCTCGCAGGGCGTCACCCAGCGCCAACAGTCCCTGCAATCCGCGAGCGGGCAGATTGGGCAGTCCCAGGACGTCAAGGGATCGGTGGACCAGAACACACGAATGCAGCTGGAAAACGCGCGCGCGGTCAACGAACTGATCGGCGTCCAGAATGGTGCGGTCGCGGCCCTGAATGAGAAACTGAAGGGAGATCTTCTTCGCCAGAGCCAAGTGCAGAAGATGATGACGCCGCGCAACGTCAATCCGTTCGCGGAATTTGGCAAGAGCGGAGGCTAGCGCTTGTCGAGGCGGGCGTTGCGCATATGCGCTGTGATTGGGCTCGGCGCAGTGCTTTTCGGATGCGCAAATCGCGAACTGAAAGCGCCGTGCGGGCCTTTGGCGTATGCCCAAACCGACGAATGCGGCGCGCTGAAACCGGTCAATTCAACGCCGTTCGCCAGCATCATTGACGAGGATCCATGAACGGTCTTGCCGAAAGCATTCTCGGTGGCATTGACAACATCGGCGAGGACTTCGTCCGCACCGTCTATATGCAGTTGGGCAATGCGATGGGCAACGTCTTCACCCTCATGCTCACCCTCTACATCGTGTGGTGGGGCTACTCGATACTGAGCGGGCGAGAGTCGATCTCGCCGCTCGAAGCAGCCTATCGCCTGGGCCGCGCCGTCATCATCTATCTGCTGCTGACCGGATGGGGCACATTTTCCGCAACGATCTACCAGCTTGTTCAAAGCATCCCGGATGAGGTCGGTAAGGTGATCGTCGGCGCCGTATCGCGAGCCACCGGCAATCAACTCAGCGACCAGGCGGCAATTCCAGCGCTGATCGACAATCTCTACCAAGGGGCGCAGGACGTCGCCAATCAGGTCTATGGCGGATCCTTCTATGACATTTTTGGCGCGCTCTTGTCGCTGCTCGTTCTGCTGTCGGCCATCATCTTCGCAGCGCTTGCCATTGCCGCGATCATCGCAGCCAAGGTGATGTTGTTCATCACGCTCGCCTTGGCGCCGATATGGATCATTCTCTGGCTTTACCGCTGGTCCTCGCGCATGAGCGAAGGCTTCCTTTCGCTCACGACCTTCCTGATGATTCAGCAAATCCTGATTTACGGTTTTCTCGGCTTCTACTTCTCGCTCGTCAATGCGGCGCTGAACACCGCCACATCAGGTGGGGCGACCATGGACAGCAAGATGTCGCTGGTGCTGCCCTTGGTGCTGGTGACAATCATCGGGATCTACGTTTTGATGCAGATACCATCGATTGCTTCGATCCTGAATGGCGGCGGGTATCTGAGCACCGTGGGCGCTCGCTACTCATATGGGAGGTTCGGCAGAAACGCCGTGCGCTACTCCGGTGCACGATGGGCTGCCGGCCGCGCCGCTCGGGGCGCCCGGCAGCTCGCGGCAAACAGCTTTCGGTCTCCGCGAGCAGCAAGGGCCGATGCCGCAACTCGGTCCGCCATCCAGCAAGGTGCGCGCGATAACGCCAGGCCTCTGGCCTAGAATACAAAAACGATCGTCGATCGCGGCCCTGGATCAGGATTGCGTCGCGCAAACGAGGCAATAGTAAAGTGTCAACACCATCGGAAACGACTGCTAACAGCAGCAGCGAACTCGTCGACAAGCGCTATTACAGGGCGGGCGCGACCTGGGAAGACGACACGCACAGGTCAATGCGTCGATCGCGCACATTGGCATGGGTCGTCAGCAGCGTTTCCGGACTGGTGGCGGTGCTGTCGCTGCTGGCGCTCGTGCTGATCCTGCCGCTTCGGCAGTTCGAGCCCTACGTTGTTGAGGTCGACAAATCGACTGGCTACCTCGAGATCATGCGGGCGCTCAAGCCTGGCGATTTGTCCCAGAACGAAGCCGTCACGGCGGCCAATCTGGTGCGCTACATCAGGGCCCGCGAAACCTACGATTCCCGCGAACTGAAACAGAATTACGACCTGGCGCAGCTCTACTCCACCGACGCGGCGTCCAAGGATTTGACTTGGGCTTTCACGCCTGCAAATCCGCAATCGCTGGACAAGACCTATGGCCGCAATGTCACCGTCGCGGTCGAGATCAAGTCAGTTTCCCTGCTCAATCGCAACACAGCCTCGGTGCGCTTCGTCACGACGACGCGGCGGGACAATTCGTCCACGGCCGACAATTGGGTGGCCGTGATAAAATTCCGCTACACCACAACGCCGCTCAAGAACGAATGGCGTTTCGACAACCCGCTGGGATTTCAGGTTACGGATTACCGCCGCGACCAGGAATCGGCGCCGGTCGCGGGGAGCCTGCAATGAGATGGCGCGTCCGCCTCGCCCTGTCAGCCGCCCTTATCTTCGGCACGATCCACGGCGCGGCCGCACGCGACGGCCGCATCCGATATGTCACCTTCAACAATGACGACGTGACGTCGGTGCGCGCCGCTCTTGGCATTTCGACGATGGTCGAGCTCAGCCCGACCGAAGTCATCGAAACCGTCTCCGCCGGCGACACGAAGGGCTGGTCAATCATCCCCAAACGCGGATCGCGATTTCTGTTCGTCAAGCCGCTGGAGCGCGATGCCTGGACCAACGTCAACGTCGTCACCAACCGCCGCGTCTATTCCCTGCTGCTGCAGGCAACTGACAATAGCCGCGACCGGGCATCCTTCCAGGTTCGGTTCAAATACCCGGACGAGGATATCAACGCGCGGCTGCTCTCACAGGCCAAGGAGAGCGCCACCGATCCCGACTTGAAGGACCTGAACTATGCCGATCTCAACTATGACTATGCCTACAAGGGCGACGACAGCCTGAAGCCGCGCACCGTGTTCGACGACGGCACCAAGGTGTTTCTGGAATTCAAGGGTGACATTCCGGCGATTTTCGTTGTCGACGACAAGCGCCATGAGTCGCTGGTCAACGTTCGCACGCAGGGCAAATACACCGTCATCGACAAAGTCGCACGGCAATTCACCTTGCGAGCCGATGGCAAGACGCTCTGCCTCTACAACCGGGCCCGACCCAACGCTATCGATCCGGTCGAGCAGGTCTACGGTCCTACGAAACTGACACGCGGCTCCACCCTGTTCGGATCGAGCGGAGGGCAGTGATGACCCAGATCGACTATGACCAACTGGACGGCAGCCCGACGGTCGCGCGCCGCGGTGCGGGCGTGGGTACCAGGATCGCCCTGGTCGGCCTCGGCGTGGTGCTGGTAGGCGCGCTGATATGGCTGAACTGGCCCCGGGAGCCGGTATCGCGCGATCTCCGCAGCGATGGCGAGGAAAACTTTAACCCGCCGGAGTTTCGCCCGCCGGCGTTGAACGAGCCGCCTCAACCTGCCGACGGCACGATCGACCAGATCGTGGTGCCGCCACCAGCCGCCGACCAGAGTGGCACGCAGCAGGCTGACAATGTCGATCAGACTGTGCAGGAGGGTGCCGATCTCGATGCGCAGCGGCGCGCGCTCGAGGCGCAAATGGCGGCCGAGGAGGCTCGCCGCAAGGCCGAGGCGGAAGAAGCCCGCCGCAAGGCCGCGGCTGAGGACGAGGCTCGCCGCAAGGCCGAGGCCGCCGAACATGAAAAGGCGGTGTGGGAGCGCCTGCGGTCGAACCAGATGGTGACGAATGATGAAACCGGATCGACGAATGCCGGCGCCCAGGCAGGACAGGTCGAAATCGCGCCCGACGGTCAGATCGTCCCGGTCCCCGGCGCCGACACTGACCCCAACAAGGCATTCCTGGCGCAGTCTGAGGCAAGTTCTTCCGGCATCGTCAAAGCCAGGGCTTTTCGACGCACCGATGCGTTGATCCCTGAGGGCACGATCCTTCGCGGCTATTTGGAAACCGCTGTTAACACCGACCTTCCCGGTGCCGTGCGCGCT
The window above is part of the Mesorhizobium loti genome. Proteins encoded here:
- a CDS encoding VirB8 protein, with protein sequence MSTPSETTANSSSELVDKRYYRAGATWEDDTHRSMRRSRTLAWVVSSVSGLVAVLSLLALVLILPLRQFEPYVVEVDKSTGYLEIMRALKPGDLSQNEAVTAANLVRYIRARETYDSRELKQNYDLAQLYSTDAASKDLTWAFTPANPQSLDKTYGRNVTVAVEIKSVSLLNRNTASVRFVTTTRRDNSSTADNWVAVIKFRYTTTPLKNEWRFDNPLGFQVTDYRRDQESAPVAGSLQ
- a CDS encoding P-type conjugative transfer protein VirB9, with product MRWRVRLALSAALIFGTIHGAAARDGRIRYVTFNNDDVTSVRAALGISTMVELSPTEVIETVSAGDTKGWSIIPKRGSRFLFVKPLERDAWTNVNVVTNRRVYSLLLQATDNSRDRASFQVRFKYPDEDINARLLSQAKESATDPDLKDLNYADLNYDYAYKGDDSLKPRTVFDDGTKVFLEFKGDIPAIFVVDDKRHESLVNVRTQGKYTVIDKVARQFTLRADGKTLCLYNRARPNAIDPVEQVYGPTKLTRGSTLFGSSGGQ
- a CDS encoding Conjugal transfer protein, coding for MTQIDYDQLDGSPTVARRGAGVGTRIALVGLGVVLVGALIWLNWPREPVSRDLRSDGEENFNPPEFRPPALNEPPQPADGTIDQIVVPPPAADQSGTQQADNVDQTVQEGADLDAQRRALEAQMAAEEARRKAEAEEARRKAAAEDEARRKAEAAEHEKAVWERLRSNQMVTNDETGSTNAGAQAGQVEIAPDGQIVPVPGADTDPNKAFLAQSEASSSGIVKARAFRRTDALIPEGTILRGYLETAVNTDLPGAVRAVVREDVFSLDGRRILIPKGSRLTGEYRSGLARGQKRVFIVWNRVIRSDGISVDIKSPGADALGRGGMGGRVDTHWVERYGNAIMLSVVGGVSEYLSSLGDSNQDGQQRQVSTVDPVTGETTTATYGGNGSQRDARSIAFDKSSTALQQLAQEAFRDTQNIGPTVYVDQGTSIVVLVRRDLDFSDLYADPIQEEAARLKAGGRPKTAIDPTPLYATPNFYPGYGSPVK